The following is a genomic window from Mya arenaria isolate MELC-2E11 chromosome 4, ASM2691426v1.
AGTCCCCAGATTTGTCTTCATGTATCTTCTTAACAAGCGCTCCATCCATTGTGTACTGGTATAGGGCAGTCTCGGATCCCACAAACAGCTGGTCAAGGTGGCAAGCGATAGAGAGAGAAATATGGTCTGTGTTGAACTTTCTCACTTTCTGCAGTCTCCCTTCAGTGATTTTGATAAGTTGAACTTCATGTCTGTTTTCATAATTATCAACTGCTACAGCTACCTCACTGGCTGCAGTGTGACACATGGCAAAGGGAGAACCAGGAAGATCACAGTGATCAATGACTTGAAACTTAATGTTCAGAAGTTTAATGTTACAGTTAGGACCATCTGAAATGACTATATGTCCACTAGGCAATTCACATATCTCTGTTATGGTGCACATATTTTTATCCTGTTGAATTCTTACATTGTACTTTTTTGATCCTATAACCTGATACACACACTCTCTGTTTGGTTTGCAAATCTTTCTCTCAATCAATCCTAATGTATTCATACTTTTGAAGAATGACTCAATGCTTTGGTCAGATACAAACTGTATCTCTTCTTTTGGCTTTCTACGTGTCTCCCTGATCAGATTATCGGCCTGGGTTAATTTAGCTGTACATTTTCTGTATCCAATGTAGGAGTTTGTCTCCTTTCGTTTTCCAGTCAGTTGATTGATCTTTTCCATCAGGTTTTTCAGTTGATCATTCATCTTTACACAATTTTCAACGTCATCTTTGACATCGTttttaaaatcatcaaatatgtTGTCTAGTTGTTCTTTTGTTGCCTTCTCAATCTGATCAAGAATGGTGTCTATCTCAATCCTTAGTGCCTTGAAATCAGCTATAATTTTCTTATACGAATCCTTTAGTTCAGCCTGATCTTCCCTTTTTTCCTTCTTGAGTTCATCTAACCGGCACCTCATCTTTTCCACTGCTTCTGACAGCTGCTTGAACTCCGCTTTCTTCTGGAAACCTTTTGCAAGATCTGGAAGGTGACTGATACTTTTACATTGcctgaaacaataaaatacgcAGTGAATCAAAGTTACTGAAACTATACTAGAACTCCGCAAATTCATTATGTCACCTGCTTGGAGCGCCCAATTATTCGAATGAAAGtaattaaacaattgttaattATGAGGAGGTCTGGTGTACCTAGAGCAATAAGTTTCACTATAAAGCTTGATAAAATTAGCTCAAACATATGATGTAAGTATATGAACAGATGGTCAAATATGAACATTCAATGCCAATAACTGCATTTAATGTGCAATCCGGCAGACTTGCGCAatatattatttctataaaCATTACTATTAAGTTTGGTTAGGATTGGCAACGAATCAATTGTccataaaaattaaataagatGTTATCCCTATGACCATTGTCGATTTCAACGGTTAAAGATTGTCAATTATAACAGTTCAAAGGCCACAACTCCAGAGTGAATATTGTGATCTGGCTGttgattgaaattgtttttatgtattgtGGCATTTAACATTGTAACCTAGTAAAGTAGAGATGTACTGTTCGAATCAAAGATTTGCCAAAGTGGACTTTGTCAAAGTCGGACACATTAAGGTCATAACTCAAAGGGAAGAAGTTTAATCCGGCTGTTGATCAAACCCAGTCCAGCCCATCAACATtcttaccaagtttggtaaagattggtAAAGGAATGCTCAAATATAAGCGTGGACAATATGATTTTGGCCTTATGTTGAGGACCAAACAGCCATGATTCCAGGGTGATTAATGGTATATCGGTGTTAATCCAACTGAGTCGATATAGTATGCCcatatacaatcataacaaGACTGGTAAAGATTGGATAACAAAACATTAGGGAGCATGAAGGTGTGAGACCGCATGCGACATGCTCTCTATATGTTTACAATTCTACAGAGGCGAGATAAAAAGTGTTCACTAATTAACAGAAGCATAACCTAAGAGTCGCTTTAAAACttgtatcaacattttaattatgtgTGCAAGCATTACCTTTAAAAGAAACttttaaagcatttgtttttattatcatgtttGAGTCATGTGGtgcaaaaatatcatttttatatatatttctatcaAAATTGTTTAGAGTGAATTACCTGTGGTTGAGTGCTACACAGACACTGCAGCAAAGTTCCTGGTGGTCATCACAGTGGACATCCAGCTCTTTGCCATGTTTGTCACATTTGTCAATTGATGACCCCACCCATTTTTCAACATCACCACGCCCATACACAGTGTGTTTGTTATGGTAGCCATTATGTAGCCCCACACACTTGTCACACAGATAGTGTTCACAGTCTGGACAGAAGTGCTGGGCTTCTGTATTAAAGTCATTTTCCTCACACTTGGAACAACTGAAGTCGTGAATCAGGTCAGATCCTTTGTAAATGGATGACCTTCCAGTTGCcatgttttttatacaaattctGTTTTACTCCATTTTACAAGTTTACATAACTTACTTAAATCACCAATTCAAAATGAAATCCAACCTTATCAATGTCCTTCATAAAAGATTACGACACCTATTCAACAGGGTTAATATTGCCTTCTTATTTACAAGAACaggaagtaaaataaatatggatCACATGCAAGTAAGCTTATCTAATCGGTGATTTGTCAGGCAAAGAATCAATTTAAGACCAATTTTAAACTGAAGAcgaaagttttaaaataacttgcaaacTATCAATATTCTTCTTTGTTCTAAAATACATTATAGTATACGTAATAGCTACGGCACACATAACCTGAGTTTTTTAATTATACTTGATCAATTTGCGTATAATGTCAATGACGAAGGTAATGGCAGACGTTGCTGTTTTGAAATGTGTCATGAAGGACAACGTTCAAATAAATTAGCGCGCTGGTATGATGCAACTGAATACCGTTGTAATTTATCCACACAATACTTATTGCTCCACCTTCATGCTATCAATTGGATATtaatgttgttccatgtttcttgtttgtgagtttttgttttattttgctctatgtctttggcgtttaccctgtgccatttaacggggtatatgtttaaacttttggctactgagcttgtcttTGTAAATtgtatcatataaatattaatgtctGAAACTAATGAAACTAGTGTATATATAGATGCACAAGTTGACTTTTCCCTGATCATAATTGAGTCACATTTTGTGAGACCGTTATGAATTTTCTGCGTTGATAGACTTGCTTTTAAATCCAACTATTGATTACATACGTCTATTGATTAATAACAGAAATCTGGCGTGACGTACCAAATTTTATGATCTTTGATGGTATTCCTTCTTTAAAGCGTAGTTCATAAACAGGTTTTCATATCGAAAACTATACCAAAAAACCCACTACCTACGGTTTCCTGTGGAGGCCGCCGTGATCCCGTCCCTCGCTTTTTGAAAatgcctccccccccccccaaaaaaaaaaacaaaaaaaaaaaactgacatttGATTGTAGCATTTTCTTTTTGTTGCATCGGGGCATTTTTCATTGACTACAAATGGTTTTACCCCATAAAGTATTGTACAAATTGGTAAAATGATTAgagcaaacaaatattttttggccACTCAAAAAGCCAGGGCAAGATCTCGAAAGCCCTAAATTAGGATTCCGTACCTAGCTCTTAATGTCAATAAACTCCATAAACCCTAGGTGCAAAACAACTCAAAAGTGCCTCGAATGTGATGGTcgtgaataaaaaaaatgcagctaAGCCATTAGGAAGTGTTATTTTCCTTTAAGAGCAAGATATatccatttttgaaaataaaagacgTGTATGGGCAAAAAGTCGAACAAGAGTTGTTTTAGAGCATGAAACGTATTTGagcattttctcattttttgtcTCTTTTTAGTCTTTCTAACTGtcttttgtatatttaataacataattgaAGCTAGCGCACCAAATTTGGAtaaaacttaagaaataaacaaaacatcgaacaggggcgtagctaggcctaaAGAACCCGATGGttctatgtgagtttggggacttttatatgaacattaccctcacataatatttacaattattacaataaaatcaagcaatacaccATGCacgttgtttaaataaacaccaaactttggttagaacaacaacaacaacaaacatttgaGTTGTTCAAAGAGTTCGAGTAGCTAttagtacatttttattttttttatatttattttatttttttgtcatgtttcaaaaaagttgaaggcctacaaggcctatatgtagctacgccactgtcGAAATATAAAAGAACCCAAGTGTTCCTACTTCtattaacaatacaaacagGGTTTAAAAAGTGTTCTCAGTTGAGTaagaatttgaaaatgttcGAAAAGGTAGGGCGTggtaaaattacaaacaaattgcAGATGCCAAACTGCCCATGCTGAATAACATTCCTATAACGTTTTTATGAGTGAAGTAGCTATACATTTGGAGCTACATGCTACAGCAGACCTATCAATCAGACCATTTTACCTTATTTTACTCAGTCAGGAAGCATATAGGACTCGAAAAGTGGAGGAAAAGGATCACACCTCAGAGAACATGCATTGGGCTGAAAGCAAATGGAAACAAAATGTCTGGATTTTTTTAATGACTTGCAAGCAAAGctctatttttttaatactcTTCACGTttttgcttgtctgtttttcgcAGAAAATGACGAGTTATTCATTTTATACCCATGGTGGTATCCAATTTCAACTACTTTATTTTTAGAAcgtctgggttttttttaagaaaaacgtCGGGATTGTCATAGCCATGGCGTCATTGTCACCCTTGCGGCCATTTtgcaaaagcatttttttctttttaaaagttcaaatattaaaatgaaacttagtacaaaTGTTGCCAGAGAGAATAAACACATAGGTTTGGCTTTGTtaattgagttatgccccttttttaatgtaaataacaaaaacaagcGTTAGCTTTCGAATCGCGGCGCTCTTGTTAATTTACCTACTgacatgcatatatatttcattgacaaTATTCTGTTTTAAAAGTATGTGGAGAAAACTAATAAGACCtggtataaacatgtttatttgttaactATTTATCATAAGTttccatttgtataaaataattaaaatgacacactcaatcatataaaatatgCCATTAGACACACGCTCAAATATGCAGTTAGGAACACTCATTGATATGAAAATTTAATATACTATAAGACAAAAACGCATTCATATGAAATATGCCATTAGATACACACCTTCTTTTAAGCTATGCAATGACAGCCGAACGCattcatataaaacatgcattaaaacacacGCATTTACATGAAATATGCAATAAGACACCCTCAGTTATGTTAAATATGCAATACGGCACGTATGTATATGAAATACACAAAAAGACACTGACAGTTATATGAAAAATGCAATAAGGCACACGCATCCCTATAGCATATGCAATTAGACATACGCGTTCATACGAAAAATGCTTTATGACACactaatttttattatatacgcAATAAGATATGCCATATATGCTATCTTTCTTATGAATTTTACAATAAGACGCTCACATTCTTATGAAATATGCAATAAGACacacacatttatattaaatatgcaatacGACACGTTTGcatgtgaaatataaaaaagacacaCACATTGAAACATGCAGTAAGACACAAGCATTCATATGAATATGCTATAAGGCACGAACGCATCCATATAAAAATGCCATTAGACACACAAATTCATATAAGATATGCAATGAGGCCCGCAcgcatttgtataaaatatgccATTAGACACACAAATTCATAAGATACATATGTATATGCAATGAGACCCGCACGCATTCGGATTAATCATGCTCATCTGTTAGTACGAGTTTGTGTATTacgcatacatttttatttttttaacaacaagtTCAAAAATCGATCCGAGACCACtccatgttttatcaatgataaaGTTTGGTTTTGCcttcttttgttttttatttccatAACTTGAAATTTTActgttcattaaaaatatttcactgttgCAGAGTGTTTGCCATTGGGCATCAAAAGCACACATCCGTGCGCACAGCATGAACAAAATCACTATCATATCCGAAAAGATGTTGTATCATTCATTCCAACACAGTTTTGGATTTTTCTTctgataaaatacaattaaaagtgatttcataGCTTTTTGCCATACGATAAAGAGGGAGATTGTTGATTTCAGAGTtagatcacaatatatttcagcTCACAAACACATACAAGTAAATAGTTTACTTGTGAAATTTGGCATTAGATGCCCACTCCGTTACTATATTATGATTAAACACTCAAACAAACAGTTAAACTCTGTATGTGACAGAAAATATCTAATTTTCTCTTACTTCAAGGACAAAAATGTTATCAGCGTGTCAGACTTATGTCCAATAGAATTGCTTTTCATATTCAATAATGAACTATTAAACATACGCATATCATCTCTAACTGAAGAACaacaatgtaatcattttaaaatccaCCAAGAACAAGGGTAGATGTGCTCTCAATATACCCCACTGACCATGGTTTGTTTATGCCATCACCCTTATTGGCCTTTAGCCTCACATTGTCAACATGTATTAAAGTTTTGGAAGCAAAACAACACACAAAGACTTGGCCCCTCATGTTGACACATAGTACAGTCGGACTTTCCAATTCAAGATCTGCTAACTGTTGGCCGCCTTTATCCAGTgaaagaaatttattttcacacatatttgaaatataatttttttctcCATCAGGTTTTACATCACAACTGGCGACTGTGGCGATATTCCTAGACTT
Proteins encoded in this region:
- the LOC128230220 gene encoding uncharacterized protein LOC128230220; amino-acid sequence: MATGRSSIYKGSDLIHDFSCSKCEENDFNTEAQHFCPDCEHYLCDKCVGLHNGYHNKHTVYGRGDVEKWVGSSIDKCDKHGKELDVHCDDHQELCCSVCVALNHRQCKSISHLPDLAKGFQKKAEFKQLSEAVEKMRCRLDELKKEKREDQAELKDSYKKIIADFKALRIEIDTILDQIEKATKEQLDNIFDDFKNDVKDDVENCVKMNDQLKNLMEKINQLTGKRKETNSYIGYRKCTAKLTQADNLIRETRRKPKEEIQFVSDQSIESFFKSMNTLGLIERKICKPNRECVYQVIGSKKYNVRIQQDKNMCTITEICELPSGHIVISDGPNCNIKLLNIKFQVIDHCDLPGSPFAMCHTAASEVAVAVDNYENRHEVQLIKITEGRLQKVRKFNTDHISLSIACHLDQLFVGSETALYQYTMDGALVKKIHEDKSGDCTVFRCAINPDGERIYVSNFSGKKLIALDKDGQELSALENPELQSPSGLCVNITGQIFVCSVESKTVIQVDCEGTRKLATTAREVDGINTPWSVGFIESTSTLVVGGYENDNIYVLPLEKIRVVK